Genomic segment of Citrus sinensis cultivar Valencia sweet orange chromosome 7, DVS_A1.0, whole genome shotgun sequence:
ttaattttttgtaattttatattttttaaatttaattcaatgaaATTAGACATGAAGATATGAACTTTACatgtttaaaactttacaTATATGTAATAGATAGgtcaataaatataattatttaaaataatatatattttataatatttttctataaaattcGAGTTGCCGAGTCCTGAGATTATCAAATGATGCCTAGAGCCGACCCGACTTCATCCCACATCGTTCGGGTCCGATTCAAGTCCAGACCGGACGGTATTTTTGACATCCCTACCTACATTGATGAGAAGGTTTGGCACctctatatatttttctcttcgCCATTTGAGATTGTATTATGTTCTGAGGGTTAAGTTGCTTGCTCATTAATTTAGTACGTGTGTTAGGTTGGAGTGGCAATTCTATATTGACCATCGTGTGTTGGGTTCTATAGAAAACGTTGTCGGTTCCTGTAAGTATATTCACGAGGAAAGATTTTTCATTCCAAAGCTTCAGGTTCTTTGATTGCACTCTTTTTACATAGAATTGATCTTAGACTTCTTTAGTGGATTTCTGTTTCCAAAATATGGCACATATTATGAGAGAATCTTATTCAAGCCCAagcattatttcaaaattacaacacaagaacaaacataaaataaaacagacaatattattacaaaatataaaaaaaaaaatggtagcCAAATATTTCAATCTCCTTCCTTCACACATTCAAGGGACAAATATTCAATGCTCAGATGAATTTGTGTCGAGTATTGAAACACAGTCAGGATTTAAGCTCTAGACTTCCATATCCTGATGAGCGCTTGAAATCCTAACCGTTGACTTATTGTTCAACACAAACTGACCTGATCGACACCGAATGCTAAACACATTCTAAGAGTCCAAAGATTTTCTCCATTGCCTGTGTTTGGGCGTATTACTATTCTTGCCTCGAACCAGCTTAGTTTTCAAATCAATCGGCGTTTGTCTCCCAAATGCAGCCTCTCCTTCTCTATCGCCTTCCACAATCCTGTCCACAACACTAATTGAACCACTCTTGATCGAAGGAATTATCCCCAGCTTCTTCCATCTAAAGAACgtccctttctttttctccaccAACTTCTCAATTTGTACCTGCATGGCGTTGCATTGGCTTTGAAGCCTAAGCACTTCTTCTCTCAGCTTCCTTATCTCCATTTGTTGAGCACCCACTTCCCGTTTTGACAAGCAACGAGCCGCCGAGGGATCAAAGCCTATGTTAGGGCTTCTGATGCCGCTGAACGAGCCACTCCAGTCGAGCTGTTTGTTCAGCTTGGCTTGTTCGGAGAAGAGCACCTGAATCACAGCTCTAACGGGTAAACGGTCGTTTTGTGCAGCATGCAGTGATGCTTCTGGCGAGAGCTTTCGGCTATCGATTAATCTGCAAAGACTCTTTCTCTCTTGCTTTGTTACCTCGGGATGTGCCTGCAGTACCATAAATGTGacatttttacaaataaactgATTGTTCAAGACATCGGTAAATTGAAACTGGTTAATCTATCTAATTGTTCGATACATATAATCAAATCCAATTACTACAGCTGAACAAGCTATTAGTTAGGAAAGTTGTTCTTATATATGGACCCAGAAGCCCATGTGACATTGTGACATTGTGGCATTGTTAAATGTTCCAAGATCTTGAATTCTAGAAAAAGGGTAAAAAGGTAATCTTGACAAGTGTACAGCGTACGACGTACGTATTGTTTAAGACTACTTTTAGTAACATGCTAGTTGGCGAGGTTTAGGACTTTACGTTGGTGTACAGAACCTGGAGAGGGTAAAAGTAACACTTACCTTTCAAATGCTATATAGCTGACAACAGAAAAgccatttattattatttcaggAAAACTTCCTGTTTCTCAGTTCTCACACAAGATAAAGGGCATTCATGTCAATTTACAGTCTGTGTGCAGTATGCCAATATCCTCTATGGCCAACACTTAAGTCTTCGGATGAAGAATCTTATGCTGACGACATTACAGTACAACGAGACCCATTACACCTTTTTTTTCGTTCCATTTCATGCATATTCTTCAATTCTGTTTCTAATTACTTTCCTTGTTTGCCAATTTCTATGCTAATCAAGagtttaatttcataaacaGAACCATTAACAACTAATTGTATGTAAATTAACTTACTTTGAGATAAGTGTCAATGGCACGGTACAATCCATCATCAGTGGCGCGAGCATGGCTAGGGAGAGCACCAGCAAGAGCAACAAACTCCGACAAGCTCAAATTAGAATCCATGGCAGCTTCAGCTAAGTAACAATCAACAAGCTTAGCAACCTTAACCAAAGCAGCACCACTCTTAGCACCTTCAATATCCAAGTGAACAAACTTCTTCACAAGCCTAGACACAAGCTCAACATCAAGCAACGTGCCACAAGTGTGACTAAACGAAGGTATCATCAACTCTTTCAGCGAAGCTTGGTCCAATTGCCATGAAATCCTCTTCTCAAGCTCCTCTCTGTATGCTGGCTCTACGTTGACCATGTTGGCGGTGCGAAGCAGACGCAAGAAGAAGTTGCATGGGAGTGAATCTTTCTCCGGCGGCAAGATTCCCACTAGGGTTTCTACAAAGAAACGTTTTTTCATCCAGGAAGCCGTGACACTCTCCGGGGATTCTTCGAAGTTTGTTAAGCCCTTGTTGGCGTCTTCATAGGCTAAGTCCGGTAACCATTTTGATGCATAGTGAGCTATGATTGAGCCAATTAGGTCTGGCCGGACGCCTTTGGCCTTGATGCCGGATATGGTCTTGACAAAGTAGTCCATGTCGAGAATGCAGGCGTCATCGAACCAACATTCTGCTGAGAATTGGGTTGGTTTTCCCGGGAAAGTGACAGAATCCGGCGAGGatagtttcttcattttttctagtagtgtagGCGTGAATTTAGTATTTTGTAGACCGAAGGATATTGCCTTTTATATACAAATTTGTAAGTGTAGTTTGACTAAAGTGGCCTtcaaatgttaaaaatgatGAGGGTAGTTTGGGAAtgaagtgttttttttaaaaaaaaaaattgtaacggATGGAAATTAGAAAATGGAATTGGAGCTTTGAGAGGATGTGAatgaagaggaagaaggaTAAGAGAGGGAGAGTGAAGACAAGTTTCTTTAAATGCTCAATATATTCCTTTCAATGAAAATAGACAAATCGTCATTCATTCTCTATGTAAACAAGAAGATCACCGCTACATACTGTGAAGATTGAAAGAGACTTGAAACTGATGAAATggttacacacacacacactagcTATGTGCTAGTGTACGTGTTATGTGTCATGGGCTCGAGGTGACACAAATATGGAAAGATTAACCCCTTTTTTTATTGCCACATAATTTACAACTTTTGGTGATTTTGAGTGTGTGGAAAGAGAGACAAGATTTGATcacccttttttcttttgatggGGTCGAATGATAggacaaaattgaaattatgggttcatcaaaattttcctAATCAAATGATTAAATGCTAATGGGTACAACCTAGTTTCCATATTCTTTGCCAAAGAAATGTACAAAGTAGTGGCATATAGGAGTGTATGGAAAGAGAGACGAGCTTTAATCACTTTCTCTTTGATGGGGTCGAATTATCGGACATAATTGTGATGACAAAGTGATCAAAATTTCCTAATACTTTTGGAGACTAAGATTAATGAGTGtgtgaaagagagaaaatctTTAGTCAGTTTCTCTTTGGACGGTGTCGAATTATAGGACAATTGAAATCATGAGttgattaaaatttcataatcaaaTGATTAAATACAGCCACTCAGCCAAGGGTCCAATGGTAACCGTTGCCCTCCTTGGTTTGAGTCCTCTTTTGCGGATAATTGAGTGGAAATAACCATCTATACTTCTAATTTATGAGcgtaaaaaatttgaattaagcTATAATAAACttgattttggttttgatttataCCTCCCTCTAATATTTCTTTGTCATTTGATAACTTATATTACAGGTAGGTTTCCGCTTAATCCCTCACCATCATGGTGGTCCTTACAGGTAGGGGGAAGGGGGGTGGGgggaagggaaaaaaaaacttgaccTAGGATAATCCCCACtaaaattctaataataaatatttagttgttttctcattataatatataatcggttaaaaaatgattaattacaAATGGCTAAAAGCAAGGAAGTTTCCCTATTCTTTGCCAAAGAAATGTAGAAAGTGATGGCATTAATGAGCTAAGTTTTGTGCACTTTTGCAATGTCTAGCTGTATACACAACCAACACGTGAACTCTTGGCTTTTGTCATTTTGGCAAAGCTACACCTTCATTTCTGTGTGAGCACGGGCAAAAACTATTGCTCTGATTCATGCGTCCGCTTGGTTCCAACCACTACTGGACCACACTAATTCTCATGCAGACACCTCAGGCTTCGGCCTATTTGATGTCAATTCCTTCTAAAGCACTTCTGCTTGAAAAATGGGGAAGCACTTGAGCctcatttcatatttataatattatgttcCGTGAAACGAAGGGCTTGATACAACCATGATTCTTCAATAGTAGGCTAATTAGTCGACAACAAAAGAATAGAGTAGATTTGTCTATTTTAATCACAGGGtgcaacaaagaaaagaagttcAAAGGGAGAGTACGAATTCAGAGTTTTGAAGTCATGATCGATCAACAATTTCTGGACAAATCAATCAAATGAAAGGTACAAATTTGGACTAAGATATaatcaagaaattattaaatttaatgttgtTGCTATCAATAAAAAACCAAATTCGAATTCTACAAAGAACATGAATGTATGAGTAAACAGATACTAAACTCATTATCTACGGGAAAAAGGCGGAATTAAGACAGACGGGCTCATACTTTGTTTAGCTACTATTATTTGTGTAATTTGAGAAGATCCTACAAGCAATACCTCAAGTATTGATGCTTCTCATTCTTCATGCGGCAAGGAATTGGAAGAAACTATTTCAGATATTGCGTGGACTAGATGCTTCACTGGGTGTCTCACCTGCTGCATTCAAAGCTGATCCACCTGGAAGAGTACCATTCCCGCCTTCATTTTCAGAGACAACTGGGATCTTAACAGCAGCTCTTTCCATCTCCTTCTCAAGCTCTTCTTCCTGACGCAAAGCTGTAAATTGGGTATCTAAAGACCTGGCTGCTCCTAACCATGCAAGAACAATCACCAAAAGTATCCCTCCAAGATAAGGAGTTGAATTCGCAAGGGACCCAAAGGTTAATATCATAAACTGCTGAATAAGAGCTCCTCCAGATTTCCCCAACGGGTTGCACACAACATCGATGGCTGCCTTCCCTTTAACCTAACAAAAGCATTTTGACAGGCAAAGTCAACAAAAGAACAACTCGAAGAAACTTCAGTCAAAAGATTTCACAATCAAAACTTAGATCAAGAGTAAATAATGATGTTTTcattctgagaccattttttccaattttaacACTAGAATTGTTAAACCGATTCAAAGTTCTAGATTTATCTGGGtttacaaattattgaaaacaatGCCAAAAGAATTCCAAAAATAAGGTAGAAAATTTCTAACCTTGGTGTCTTCATCTAATGGAATGTAGGCCATTTCTTTGCAAGGATCAAACAAGCTGTACTTGGCACTCTTACTGAAAATATTTTGCATGGCACCCACATATACAGCAGCAAGAAGAGGAGTCATTCCGAACTTCGCAAGAGCAGGTCCCAGAGGATCCCCAAATAATAGTAGAGAAAAGAAACCAACTCCTGTAAGCAGGAGGACTGTGGGTGTGATCTTTGCAGCAACTCCCCAtccaaatttatcaaatataaattgacTTAGAAGCATCATCGTGAATGTTGCTATTCCAGTAGCTGTTGAGAAGTCTCCCATAAAGGAAGAATACTCATTCGGACTTGGGAACTACAAAATTGAGAGAAGGGGAAAACAGATAATCAGACATTGTATTGGTAAGCCCATCATGTGAAGAGGATACATGCAGAAGGCAAATTAAATTCACCTGAGCCTTGAGCTTCGATTTCCATGTAACCTCAACTAGATTAATACTGATACCATATGCAACCACTAAAGTAGCAAGATCCCTAATGTATCTTGAAGACACCAAGAATTTCAAGCTCTCCATTGTTCCCATCTTTGGCTTCTCCTGCAAATGGATTAAcaataaggggaaaaaaattatttttttgataaagtAACTACAGATCACATTAGAACATTTTCTTAGTCGATAAATGCACATATTTTTACAACTCTCTATGCCTGTGGCTAAGTTCAACTGTGTAAGCACATGGGCCTATTATAGCAAATGCACCATGTCTTTTTACATGGATTACTTTGATAAAAATAGCGTCAATACCTCTATCTATTTAAATGTTCTTCATTGATACATTTTTTgagtttcttaaaaaaaaaaaaaaattgctttgcACAAAAAATGCTCTCATGGGATGTAACAGTACATATCATACAGATGAATGGTAATCTATACAGTGAAACACAAAGGACATAAAATACTTGCTTTGCCCAAATAATGCTCTCATGCTATGTAACAATACATATCACACAGATAAATTGTAATCTATACAGTGAAACACAAATATACATGTCCAAAACCTAAAGCAAGATAACTTGAACAATATTAACCAAAAACAGGTAATAGAAAAAGTAAGTAGAGTCCAATGTTGCTCAATATGTTTCAATGAGCAGATACCTGACTATTGGTGCAATTGAAATATGACTAACAATAGGATTATGTCCGAGCAAAATAttaccttcttcttcttactACGGGTAGGAAGTTCAACATTATTGTTCACCCACCAGTAAAGTCCACAAATTGAAAGCCCCATCAGAACCACAATGCTCATCATTCCTTTCAAGGAGACAGCCCAACCATCAACTCCAGGACCCAAATTTTTcctcaaattagaaaaatacttCACTGTTCGGCCAGAGAAAATTAGGGCAACATTGGCCCCAAGCCCAAACAGAGGGTAGAACCTTTTGGCTTCGTCAACGGTAGTTATCTGCCCCAAGAATCCACAAAACAATATTAAGTCACGCAAAAACCAAAGCAAATCAGAAATAACTAATGGGAACTTGATACAATCAAAATTTAGATTCCAGTAAATGTGGCTgattctaataattattttcaacttaACATAAAAGCAGAAATATGTGCCTCAACTGCTAAGAAAACAGAGATGAGAAAATTTTCTAAGTCATAACCACATCTGAATTTAGATAGGCAGTTGTACAATTAGAATATTTTCTTCGTATCTTCCCCAGCTTTCATTTCCATTACAAATAAAGATTTAAAGGAATTGcacaattattataagaagAACTAGTGTGGGATTATTGTAGTCGCTATCAAGCATCAAGACCTTATATTTTAGCATTACCGAAAACACAGAAAATTCGAATCAACCAGTTTCTGATAATACCTAAAAGCAAACAACAACGCTGCAATGCATGTTTCTGAACAACCAGACCTATTGTCCACAGGTATTCAACGCATCACACTCCAGggcatttttcattttcatctaTGCCAAATTTTAACCCAGCTATAAGGTGGAAACAAATTGTCTGTCTAAATACTTGAAAACCTTTTAGTAAAATTCATGACCTCTTTACAAAAGCATGAAAACAGGACAAACCATGAAGAGAAGA
This window contains:
- the LOC102622897 gene encoding coleoptile phototropism protein 1, yielding MKKLSSPDSVTFPGKPTQFSAECWFDDACILDMDYFVKTISGIKAKGVRPDLIGSIIAHYASKWLPDLAYEDANKGLTNFEESPESVTASWMKKRFFVETLVGILPPEKDSLPCNFFLRLLRTANMVNVEPAYREELEKRISWQLDQASLKELMIPSFSHTCGTLLDVELVSRLVKKFVHLDIEGAKSGAALVKVAKLVDCYLAEAAMDSNLSLSEFVALAGALPSHARATDDGLYRAIDTYLKAHPEVTKQERKSLCRLIDSRKLSPEASLHAAQNDRLPVRAVIQVLFSEQAKLNKQLDWSGSFSGIRSPNIGFDPSAARCLSKREVGAQQMEIRKLREEVLRLQSQCNAMQVQIEKLVEKKKGTFFRWKKLGIIPSIKSGSISVVDRIVEGDREGEAAFGRQTPIDLKTKLVRGKNSNTPKHRQWRKSLDS
- the LOC102622604 gene encoding plastidic ATP/ADP-transporter; amino-acid sequence: MDAVLQTRGLLSLPLNPKIRSLQASNGLKQRFLAAKPRTLDGFSLSSNGVSKFQSFVSKPQGFVPKERPLLICKAEAAASASADGQPLLGEAEKPKFFGIEYTTFKKIIPLGLMFFCILFNYTILRDTKDVLVVTAKGSSAEIIPFLKTWVNLPMAIGFMLLYTKLADKLSKQALFYTVIVPFIAFFGAFGFLLYPLSNAIHPQALADKLLNILGPRFLGPLAIMRIWSFCLFYVMAELWGSVVISVLFWGFANQITTVDEAKRFYPLFGLGANVALIFSGRTVKYFSNLRKNLGPGVDGWAVSLKGMMSIVVLMGLSICGLYWWVNNNVELPTRSKKKKEKPKMGTMESLKFLVSSRYIRDLATLVVAYGISINLVEVTWKSKLKAQFPSPNEYSSFMGDFSTATGIATFTMMLLSQFIFDKFGWGVAAKITPTVLLLTGVGFFSLLLFGDPLGPALAKFGMTPLLAAVYVGAMQNIFSKSAKYSLFDPCKEMAYIPLDEDTKVKGKAAIDVVCNPLGKSGGALIQQFMILTFGSLANSTPYLGGILLVIVLAWLGAARSLDTQFTALRQEEELEKEMERAAVKIPVVSENEGGNGTLPGGSALNAAGETPSEASSPRNI